CATCAATCAATATTTGGGCTACAACTCAAGACTTGATGAGTTGCAAGCTGTATTTTTAAGAAAAAAACTCCACATCCTAGATCAAATCACATCTCACAAAAGAAAACTTGCCTCCCTCTATCTGCAAGGACTTTCAAGAGAAAAATATATCCTGCCCCATATCCACAAAGACCACTTTGATGTCTATCATATTTTTAACATCCGCCATCCCAAAAGAGATCAGCTCCGACAATATCTCTTGCAAGAAGGAATCCAAACAGAGATTCACTACCCCATCCCCCCTCACAAACAAGAATCGATGCATAAATTTCTAAGTGGAGAATACCCCATCAGTGAGGAAATTCATCAAACAACCCTCAGTCTTCCAATTTCATTTTTTCATACAGAAGAAGATATTCTGAGAGTTATTGATAAGCTCAATAGGTGGAATGCATGAAAGGAATTATTTTAGCCGGAGGAAGCGGAACGCGTCTTTACCCCATCACAAAAGGTGTAGTCAAACAGCTTTTGCCTATTTATGATAAGCCCATGATTTATTATCCGCTATCTATCCTTCTCCTTGCAGGAATTCAAGAAATCCTCATTATCTCTACTCCAAAAGACATACAGAGATTTGAAGATCTTTTTGGTCATGGAGAGCATCTTGGGATACAGATTCAATATGCCATTCAAGAATTACCAAATGGCCTTGCTGAGGCCTTTATCATTGGAAAAGACTTTATTGGGGACAGTGATGTATGTCTTATTTTGGGCGATAACTTAATTTATGGAGAGGGGCTCATCAAAACTCTCCAAAATAGCGTTTCTCATGTTTCAAAACATCAAGAGAGTGTTGCCTTTGGTTATTATGTCAATAACCCTCAAGATTATGGGGTCGTCGAATTTGATTCTTTACAAAAAGTCATTTCTATCGAGGAGAAACCCGCTCATCCCAAAAGCAATTATGCTGTGATTGGCCT
The DNA window shown above is from Helicobacter kayseriensis and carries:
- the rfbA gene encoding glucose-1-phosphate thymidylyltransferase RfbA, which produces MKGIILAGGSGTRLYPITKGVVKQLLPIYDKPMIYYPLSILLLAGIQEILIISTPKDIQRFEDLFGHGEHLGIQIQYAIQELPNGLAEAFIIGKDFIGDSDVCLILGDNLIYGEGLIKTLQNSVSHVSKHQESVAFGYYVNNPQDYGVVEFDSLQKVISIEEKPAHPKSNYAVIGLYFYPNDVIYKSTQITPSERGELEITSINQLYLQENRLKIELLGRGYAWLDTGTHENLLEASNFIEIIEKRQGLKIACLEEIAYKMGYIHKSQLLKLAQEMQKNQYGQYLLRIAQQ